Genomic segment of Rhodococcus rhodochrous:
CCGACACACTCACGACCAGCAGGCGCGAACCCCGATGGACGGTCGGTTGTGGACGGACCGTCCATGACCGTGTTTAAATGGACGGACCGTCCACATCTCCGGAAGGAGCTCTCGTGTCCGACGCGAACACCACACCTCGGGTGGCCCTGGTCACCGGTGGATCCGGCGGTATCGGCCGCGCCGTGAGCGAACGTCTGGCAGCCGACGGGTTCGCGGTTGCCGTGCATTACGGCGGGAACGCCCGGCGAGCCGGGCAGATCGTGGACGAGATCGTCGCGGGCGGCGGGCGGGCGATCACCGTCGTGGGCGACGTCGCCGACGAAGTCGGGATGGCCGAGGCATTCGACTCGGTGGAGGCCGAGTTCGGAGGCCTCGACGTGGTGGTCAACACCGCCGGGATCATGGTGCTCTCCCCCGTCGCGAGCCTCGATCTGGCCGACCTCGACCGGATGCACCGAACCAATGTCCGCGGCGCCTTCGTCGTCTCCCAGCTCGCCGCCAACAGACTTCGCAGGGGCGGCGCCCTGATCAACGTGTCCACCAGCCAGACCCGGCTCCAGCACCCGACGTACGCTGCGTATGCCGCAAGCAAGGCCGCCGTCGAGAGCCTGACCCTCGTCCTTGCCCGCGAGTTGCGCGGCAAGGACATCACAGTGAACGCGATCGCGCCCGGCCCGACCGCGACACCGCTGTTCCTCGACGGCAAGGACGAACACACCGTCGAGCGCCTCGCCGGCCTGGCCCCGCTCGAACGCCTGGGCACGCCCGAGGACATCGCGGAGGTCGCGGCCTTCCTCGCCGGTCCGGGCCGCTGGATCAACGGTCAGGTCGTCTTCCCCAACGGCGGGATCGCTTGACGCGCCGCGGGCGTCGCCCCGCCGAGGAGGTGCGCGCCGACATCCTGGAGGCCGTCGGGGCGATCCTCCTGAGCGAGGGCAGCGCGAACCTCACCTTCGAGCGAGTCTCACGCGAGGCCTCCGTCAGCAAGACGACCCTCT
This window contains:
- a CDS encoding SDR family oxidoreductase; the encoded protein is MSDANTTPRVALVTGGSGGIGRAVSERLAADGFAVAVHYGGNARRAGQIVDEIVAGGGRAITVVGDVADEVGMAEAFDSVEAEFGGLDVVVNTAGIMVLSPVASLDLADLDRMHRTNVRGAFVVSQLAANRLRRGGALINVSTSQTRLQHPTYAAYAASKAAVESLTLVLARELRGKDITVNAIAPGPTATPLFLDGKDEHTVERLAGLAPLERLGTPEDIAEVAAFLAGPGRWINGQVVFPNGGIA